A DNA window from Gopherus evgoodei ecotype Sinaloan lineage chromosome 22, rGopEvg1_v1.p, whole genome shotgun sequence contains the following coding sequences:
- the CAPS gene encoding calcyphosin encodes MANPEDQGMETHTSPIEKLRAQCLARGSAGIKGLARVFHIMDDDKSRSLDLAEFVKGLSSAGIMLGSREAQQIFSLCDKNSSGTMDFDEFLEVLRPPMSAARKQIIADAFHKLDKTGAGVVSVEDLHGVYEGRTHPKYQSGEWTEEQVFRAFLDSFDSPSDKDGKVTAEEFLNYYSGVSASIDSDDYFVAMMKRAWKL; translated from the exons atggcTAACCCAGAGGACCAAGGAATGGAGACACACACGAGTCCCATAGAAAAGCTCAGGGCACAGTGCTTGGCAAGAGGCTCAGCTGGCATTAAGGGGCTGGCCAG AGTTTTCCACATCATGGATGATGATAAGAGCAGGTCCTTGGACCTAGCAGAGTTTGTGAAAGGCCTGAGCTCAGCTGGCATCATGCTGGGAAGCAGGGAGGCACAGCAAATCTTCAGCCTCTGTGACAAGAACAGCAGTGGCACGATGGATTTTGATGAGTTCCTGGAAGTCCTGAGG CCACCCATGTCAGCTGCCAGGAAGCAGATTATAGCTGATGCATTTCACAAACTGGACAAGACTGGTGCTGGCGTGGTGAGCGTGGAGGATCTCCATGGGGTGTATGAGGGCAGAACTCACCCCAAGTACCAGAGCGGGGAATGGACAGAGGAGCAGGTGTTCCGAGCATTCCTGGACAGCTTTGACTCGCCCAGTGACAAGGATGGGAAG GTCACAGCTGAGGAGTTCCTGAACTACTACAGTGGGGTCAGCGCATCCATTGACAGCGATGACTACTTCGTGGCTATGATGAAGAGAGCCTGGAAGCTGTAG